The genomic segment tcccaaggcaaacaggtcctaggtgacaggccagaccaagagcagttcaccaaaccccttatggaaattaataaaacaaggacCGTGACCTCACctggtatggtgcagccggggccccaccctggagccagacccggggttggggctcgtatgcgagcgcctggtggccgggcctttgcccacagggcccggccgggctcagcccgaagcggtgacgtgggtctgacctcctgtgggttcaccacccacagaggtagtagtagggggccaatgcagtgtggattgggcggcagtcgaaggcaggggcctcgatgactgatccccgaacacagcagctagctgttaggacatggaatgtcacttcactgagggggggaagaacctgagcttgtgcgggaggttgagaggtaccggctagagatagtcaggctcacctccacacacagcttgggctccggaacccagctcctcgagaggggctggactctccacttctctggagtcacccacggtgagcagtggtgggctggtgtgggcttgcttatagctccacagctcagccgccatgtgttggagtttaccccagtgaacgagagggtcgcctctctgcgccttcaggtCGGGGAAAGGgcgcttgctgttgtttgtgcctatgggccgaatagcagtatagagtattcggCTTTCTTGGAGTCcctaggagaggtactgagaggtgctcagactggggactccattgttctactgggggacttcaacgctcacgtgggcaacgacagtgacacctggaggggcgtgattgggaggaacagccttcccgatctgaacctgagtggtgttttgttattggacttctgtgctagtcacggttagtccataacgaacaccatgttccagCACAGGGGTGTCCATACTGTAAgtacacgtggcaccaggacacctttggtcggaggtcgatgattgactttgttgtcatttcatctgatctccagccctatgtcttggacactcgggtgaagagaggggctgagctgtcaactgatcaccacctggtggtgagttggatccgctggcggaggaggaagccagacagacctggcaggcccaaacgtatggtgagggtctgctgggaacgtctggccaaacactctgttggggaggtctttaactcccacctccaggagagcttctcccagtttccgagggaggcgggggacattgagtctgagtggaccatgttctctgcctccattgttgacgtggctgtttggagctgtggccgcaaggtctccggtgcctgtcgtggcggcaatccctgaacccggtggtggacaccagacgtaagggatgccgtcaagctgaacaaggagtcctatcgggccatgttggcctccgggactcctgaggcagctgacgggtatcggcaggccaggcgtgccgcagctcgagcagttgcggaggcaaaaacttggaactgggatgagttcggtgaggccatggaggaggactatcggtcggccttgaagaaattctggcaaactgtccagcgcctcaggaggggtaagcagtactctgccaacactgtttacagtgcgggtggggagctgttgacctcgactggggatattgtcgggcggtggaaggaatacttcgaggatctcctcaatcccaccgccacatcttccattgaggaagcagaggctgatgactcagaggtggactcgtccattacccaagccaaagtcattgaggtggtttgcaagctcctcagtggcaaggcaccaggggtggatgagatccgccctgagtatctcaagtctctggatgttgcggggctgtcttggctgacacgcctctgcaacattttgtggtggttggggacagtgcttctggagtggcagaccggggtggtggtccctcttttcaagaaaggggaccggagagtatgcaccaattataggggaatcacacttctcagcctcccagggaaggtttactccagggtactggagaggagtatttggccgatagtcgaacctcggatccaggaggaacaatgcggtttttgtcctggtcgtggaacactggaccagctctatacccttcataggatgatcgagggttcatgggagtttgcccaaccagtccacatgtgctttgtggatctggagaaggcagaccgtgtccctcgtggtattctgtggggggtgcttcgggagtatggggttcggggctctttgctaagggctgtccagtccctgtacgaatggagcaggagtctggttcgcattgccggtagtaagtcagacttgttcccagtacatgttggactccggcagggctgctctttgtcacttgttctgttcataatttttatggacagaatttctaggcacagccaggggccggagggagtcCTGTTTGGGAGCCACAtggtttcatctctgctttttgtggatgatgttgtcctgttggcttcttcaaaacaggaccttcagcatgcactggggcggtttgcaatcgagtgtgaagcggctgggatgagaatcagcacctccaagtcagaggccatagttctcgaccggaaaagggtggcttgccctctccaggttggtggagaagtcctgcctcaagtggaggagtttaagtatctcgggatcttgttcacgagtgagggaagaatggagcgtgagatcgacaggcggatcagtgcagcctccgcagtgatgcggttgctttaccggtccgtcgtggtgaagaagaagctgagccaaaaggtgaagctctcgatttaccggttgatctacgttctgactctcacctatggtcatgagctttgggtaatgaccgaaagaacaagatcgcggatacaagcgaccgaaatgagtttccttcgcaggtcccttagagatagggtgagaagcacaatcactcgggaggagctcagagtagagccgctgctcctccacatcgagaggaatcagctgaggtggctcgggcatctctttcggatgcctcctggacgcctccctggggaggtgttccaggcatgtccccccgggaggaggccccggagaagacccaggacacactggagggactatgtctctcggttggcctgggaacgcctcggtgttcttcccgaggagctggccaaggtgtctggggagagggaagtttgggcttccatgctcagactgctgcctccgcgacccggctccagataagcggaagaagatgagatgagatgagattaattatattagcaatataaatgAATACACATTCTATTATAGGGATTATGTGTGTGCCCCTGTGCGCATCAGTGGGTAACCCCATTAAATGTCCTGGTATATGTTATTATTGAATTGTTGAAAATTAGCCCTGTATGTTTctctccagcaaaaaaaaaaagtatatttagaaagtggttaaataaatgaacctcctaaacgtgtgctcagttcgcaggtaaacacagagctgtttttttgtttgtttgttttttgtttttttattattgatGCTGTAGAACAGTAACAATAACAACACAGACAGcaagacacagacaaacagacatcAACATAAAGAAAAAGACAGGAAAaaataaacaataataaaaaataaaatattacttaattaattaattaattaattaattaattaattaattaattaattaattaattaattaattagtcttCCATTTTTACAATatatgttaaaaataaataacaatatattttatatattattatataatattatataatatTACATAGTACAAGGAGAGGAAGGGATCAATCATACTTTCAATACTGTGTGAAGGAGACATAAAGGtctgtcattttttaaaattatttttaaccAAGCGAAGAGAACTGAGGAGCAAGTCTATTTCTGACTTGAAGGCACAGAAGGAAGGTCGTAGTTTTTGCCATTTTTGTTTATGGAGAAAAAATTTAGAATGCAAAATTAAAAAGTTTACAACACATTCCAATGAGCTATTATCAGGGTTTtcataataaaacaaaaaaaaatcttttatacTTAAAAACATAATCCATAAAGACAACAATTAACACTGACCCAGAACTTGAAGAAACTTACCTACCAAGGAGAGGTGGATGACAACTTAGAAACTTTTAGGCTAACAGTGTGAGGATATACAGGATTTCTATTAAGAATACAAAGAATCCCAATATAAGTTACCcttataaaattaaataaaaagccAAATGAAAATTATCTTATCTTTAAGCACTTGCTGTGTAGCCTACTTATAAAATTTCTTTTAGAGTTCAATGGAAAAAGACATATGAAAAAGGTTTTCAAAAGGGTCAAATGTGAGCTGGGCAACCCATTGAGTTTGAGTGAAGAGATTTatccacacaaaaaaaaggtcaataaAGTGTCCAGTGATGATATTGTCAGAATTGAATATGGCTATTCCCCTTTAAATCTCTTTTATTCAGTCAGTCATTGTAGTTAAATgagaaaaaagaaatatataaaaatctgaaaaagggaaaaaaatatagGCTATAGATTTTTATGAGCCAGCTTAGGAGCCTACTGATTTCTTatgagagagggaaaaaaattcACAGCTGGGCTACATAGAAAGAAACAAGACCCGGATTTCCAAGTAAAAACAGCTTTGGTTTTTCTTATTAGACATCTGAGAAGTTGTACTTCTTCCCATCGATGAGGGCATATGAGCTCTTGAAAGATGCTTTCTTGCCCTCTTCACGAGCCTTCTTAACTAAGGGCCAAAGTTTCTCCCTCGCTGCTCTGTCCTCTGCAGAAAGGGGCTCCATGATAGAGAGCTGTTTAGATTGAAGATACTTGGATTTCCTCGCAGCATTCCAGACTGCGTTTTGAACTCGTCGGACTGCGAAGAGGATGATTATGGATCGATTCTTCCCTTCTTGCTTGGGTCCGAGACGGTGGACAATGTCAACTCCGGCTTGCAAATGGTCACACACGTCGGGTGCCCCCTGCTGAAGGATGTCTATAACTCTCTCACGTTCTCCCCATCAGACTCCTTTAGACCATGAAGTTTCAAAAACCATTTCCAGCCATAACAGTGGGATTCATCCAGTGCAGTTTTTAGGCTGCGATTTTCCATTTTCAAAGCTTGAACCTCTGTGTCTATTTGATGCAGTTCTTTCTTATTCTCTCCCACATCTACTACAAGTTGTTTCACCGTAACAGAGAGGCTCTCTATTTCTCTTGGGGTAGCATGAGTCGTTTTCTCAATTGTGGAAATCTTTTGAAACGTTGCATCGTGCTTAACAGATAGTTCACAGATAGCAGCTAAAATGTCCATATTACTTTCACTGTTAGTCATAGCCGGCATCCCTGTTTCCTCGCGCTTACTTTTCTTACTCACGGGTTCCACAGGAGTATCTGGCTCGGTAGCTACGGTAAAATTACAGTCAAATGATGGACTTGAGTCGAACCGAGTTTTACCGTCTTCCTCACCCGAATCCACCAGTGAATGCACAGCACTGGAACTAGCTGATTGCACTATATCCATATCCTGCAGCATCTTCTTCTTAGATTTTCCTTTCCcttgtttcttattttttttgcccatacactcaactatgtgttaaatatatacaggtagtcgtcgacttacgactgcgtttggttacaacTGACGGGTCATAAAccaatctggtcgtaagtcggcctatgttaaatgaacgtaagtatattgtgatgtgtaatgatattgtaatcatcttaaattcTTATTTTATcagcattttcttatttcattaccttggctcattatttggtttaagtcaaacactgcatattcaggggtgaaagtaacttttatttcttgctggtatattattttgagccatagtgcgcgtgccgaaaaatacaccaaattatttattattgtctacttatcaagcattcactaggacttcttatcactgagTAGTATtagtatagtactttttatcacactatcactctttcatccacctgtatcagtttttgattataaataaattgcaaacacatcatttcaacaacacaatcattttaattactttttttagctgaacagttgaaaactaacttttcattttggacattggacatagaacagtgtaacagaacagaaaagtgaaagttactttgattaccagctgtgcacgttatagcacaagatctggttaagccgtacgcgcactgtagctcgctcgttgtttgtccagagaaacactgcacacataatagaagaggctggatgcagtgttgccagattgggtggttttaagtgcattttggtgggttttgaacatattttgggctggaaaccgtcagcagtatctggcaacactggctggatgctgggcggagccaggagctggggcggaaactgtcgtatgctcagctagctcagctgggaaacacttgccagtcataaccagacggtcgtaaagtcgatcggtcgtaagtcgcataggtcgtaagtcgacgactacctgtattacacactattattactcaAAAATTGTCATTAAACTAGTTGTCAGTCCACTTCACTTGAAGTTGTTAACGAGCGTAAATTCACATATCTATCCACGACGACGCCATCTTGGCcccgtaaacacagagctgctcccggtctgtttggcttaaatgacgtcacgacgactgcCCCCtgacggtgaaagtgcgcataagtgagatgtaaacaaaccttcggaaattgggcaaaacaatatattttaagcattttattcaattttagggtgcaaattagacaccaggaagattgaattcgctttttgggtcgttcttctagacaataaagttgatattctaaatTTCATctctgaccattgcctatgacctttatggTTATCTTTTTTATACACTTTACAAGCTAAAAGTGCATTTAATGATACATTTCCAGTATACACCTGTCTTTTCAAAGACATAAGTAGACATCTACTGTTTTTTCCTGTGTATGTTTTATCCAAGGTTACAAATAACcttattaataattaataattgtAGTGGACTTTTACGTTGTAAAGAGGTCTATTTTCAAATATGGCATTCTGACTCGATGTATTTAAATAGGAACCATTCCTAATGTCCTGTTTAACACTGGATTTGCAGTCTGGCACCTAAACATAATTAGGGTTAGCAATCACCTTAAtcacatgttttttgttttttgggtttttttgcttttttggcTCTGTATGGCCTACAGGCAACATTCAGCAAAAGCAGCTGAAAATCATGTGATTCAATCAGTGTACTGAGTCTGAAGGACAAAACCATGAAACAAGGTGTTAAAATGGAGGCCAGGATGACTGTGCAGGATTTTtagctctctctgtctcctacACTTTTCCATCACACTTACTTCAGATACTGAATTCAGTATATTCTCATTCATATATTCAGATAGTGAATTGTGCCATAAGGTGTCCCTTTTTTGACATAGCAGGCTACATTTTGTTGTGTATTTTGCTGTACTCTACaaaatattctgtcagagatgaaaAGCTTGATATGTGAGAAAGGGCTTGACGGCATGACCAGAATATCAGTGTGATGTGATTCTCAGTTTGGTTGGCTCAAAATCCGTATTAAGTAGAAATATTAATCTGTCAGTGTAGAAACCGTCATTACACAAGTAAGGTGCTTGTCCCTAATAGGTATGAGTATGTGTGGAAATGTAGTTTGTGGTGtttatgttctctctctctctctctctctctctctctctctccacatctgTTGATCTCTATTTATCTATATAAAATAAtagttttaattttaaaaatacgTAGAACATAAGTTGTTATTGGACAAAATTTGGAGACGCAGCCGTGtttattcaagtcaagtcaagtttatttgtatagcgcttttaacaatgaacattgtcgcaaagcagctttacagaatttgaacaacttaaaacatgagctaattttatccctaatctatccccaatgagcaagcctgtggcaatggtgtcaaggaaaaactccctcagacgacatgaggaagaaaccttgagaggagccggactcaaaagggaacccatcctcatttgggcgacaacagacaacatgactataacattaacagttttaacatgaagtcagtttcgttgatgttataactcttcattgatggaaactgaaATATTCTGAAATATTCTGTAACTCATGATGCTGTTAATCTCTGACATGCCCTGAACCATTCACAACTACACAACTAAACATTTTAAGTTTgaaattattttgttttattgGCAGATATTTTTAggctaattttattttttttcttctaatagaataataataaaaattaccACATGGAATTCTTATACTgatttatttctgatttattgtaATCTTATAACAGGAAACATTAAAGTCCACAGTATTCAAAATATTTTCTCACTTTGGTTATACTTTGTTCTGCAGTACAACACATGGCAGCTTGTCCAGAGGACTGGTGATTAAATGACCCCTCATATGAATGGCACTTGGACGTTAACTATGTACCACTTTGCAGAATGTCATTGGGTTAAATAATAGTATAATTCAATTTTTTGAGTTTTGAAGAGTAATGTAGCAGACTTGTTTCTCTTCTGACAGTTTCCTTCAGCTGAAAGACTAGTGTAGCTCTGAATGCAGTGCAATGATGATTGTTTGTGTAGTAGtttttatatactgtataagAAGACATAGAGGAATCCAGGAAATAACTGCAGCATACATCAACAGAGATAGTGGATATAGTAAAAGTTGAACATATCACCCATACCTTACATTTCTGATTTCCCTTGAGAAGTTTATTCTGGATGATTTGGTTTGTAACTGTTGGCTTTGACTTTTAAAAATATCTGTAGTTTATTATGAAGCTAAATTGAATGACACTGTTAGAATATTTGATACTTTGAAAAATCTGTACAGTAGATTTATTAAAACAAGAATTTTGTGAAGACTGTGACTTTGTCCTTTATGTCCTTTTGTCTTTCTCCTTCAGCTGCTCCAGAGATCACAGGACACAAGCGCAGTGAGAATAAGAACGAAGGAGAACGCGCTGTCCTCTATTGCAAGTCCGTTGGCTACCCTAATCCTATCTGGTTCTGGCGCAAGTTAAACAACGGTGGCTCTTTTGTATGTTTCGCTGTTATTCCAGCATATTAGCTCTGTTCTAATCAATCTCATAACGGCATTCATTCTTGATTTGGTCGGAATTCTAACCACTTAATTTTGTGGAAAAAGTAGTGAGCTGAAAACTCACTGCATCGAGTTACATTAAATGAGAGTTTGTATACGACTTCTTGTACGTTGTATTAATGACAATAAGGGCCAAGATGTTAAATGAACTGAATAACAGGACATCAAACGACATCAAAACTATGCAGCACACCGATTTTCATTACATGAATGAATTTAATAATGTTATTTCATTACATAAACTATAAACTCCGCAGCTTAAATTGGACACAATAATAATCACTTTTCTTTAAATTGCCTCAGCAGGATATAATCTCTGCTGCTGCTACTCTGTTGAATGAGAGAAATGCCTTTTTTCTTGTGAAATTAAATATCAAGCTAACAAGAATCTAACTAGAGCATCAGTTTGTCAGTGTAGACTATTTCTTTTTGTCAAAAAAAGCTGCATTCATTTTGACTGTATTCACGACTGATGGCTTGTCCTTCTGCCTGATGTATTCCTCATGCTGCTGTTTTGTATAGAGATTAGGTTTTTTTTCTGAAATCTTTGTTAGTGATAAACAAAATGACAGTTTTTGGTACAGTTCTGAGTCTTTCGGCTGTGGTGTGACACTACTCTGAAAGAGTCTTATTCAGATATGTAAAAAAAAGGCAGGCTTTGTTGAGAAAATGGTTAATCTAAGTGTTGTACAAATTAGGACAGTCTTAGTCTGATTGGTCTGTCTGTATCTGACACACAAGGTACAAAGCCATAATTACTGACTTAACCTAGTAACTTCCTCGTAATTCACCTTGCAGGAGATTGACAACTCCTCCGGCCGCTTTTTTATCAGCAACAAGGACAACTACACAGAGCTGTCGATCATTAACCTGGACATCAATTCTGATCCTGGAGAATATGAGTGTAACGCCACTAATATCATTGACTCCACTAGCATGACCTCAGTGCTTCGTGTGCGGAGTCACCTGGCTCCACTCTGGCCCTTCCTGGGCGTCCTTGCTGAAATCATCATTTTGATCCTCATCATTGTCATCTACGAGAAACGCAAGAAGCCTGATGAAGTTCCAGATGGTGAGCAAATATGTGAAAACAGGCTTAAAATCTTGAAACAGTTTTGCTCTCTTTGTACATTATGTTCTACTAGTTGAATTTTCaattttggattaaaaaaatcAAGGTTAGGATATGGTAAGTTGTAATTTAAGATCAAATATACAGCACCAGTAAAAcgtttggacacatcttctaatttgatagggtttttttttctttatttttaatttgatgtcttcagtattgttctgaagtagaaaatagtcaaaatacagaaaaacctatgaatgagtacgtgtgtccaaattttttttCTGGTTCTGTATGCATTTCTCTATAAGCAACTTGACATTTATTAAAAAATTATGTGACTTTCTTGGGACTGATGTTACAATTCACAGATGTGAGATGTATGTCATAGCATTGTTTTGTCCTTACAGTCTTTCAGAGTATCCTCTGTGGAACTGATATTGATACACTCTCACAATTAATAATTTAGTTAAATGTGGaccagcccacacacacacacacacacacacacaaaggtcacTCAAGTGACTTTAATCCGATAGGAGAAATGTCTACATTAAATTATTGATTCTGTTGAGTTCTAACCTAAGCGAATATGAGCTCCTTAGCATACTAAATTAAGCTATGTAGCACAGTTAGTATATTTGAAGCCAGAAATGAGAAACATGGGCCTCTTTTGCCTTTGTTTCAACTGGATTTGCATGGGTCTTGTTGCAGTTCTGAATTGTGCTGCACAGGCAGGTGTGCTATTGAATACTGCCATCTGGTggataaaaatattatttttcatgAAATAATCTATTGCAACATAAAAGGATAGTCCTTAAAGTTTATAGTTTTTCATACTATAACACACCTTTCTCTCCCCAATTTGCATAACCTAAAACACTGGGTGgtaagtgagagaacttgcatGGTGTTTAAGTTTGCTGTCCATCCAGACATCTTCCACTATGCTGCGTTATGTTTTGTGGCTTTaatcaactgatttttgctagaTTCTTTATTTGAAATGGAATCTTCATTGTTTATGTTTTGAGTTTAAACTGATACAATGGAGAATTTCTTTTACTCACTTACATGACATTGCTACATCCTTAACATTTGGCCATCATCATTCAATTTAAATGTTTGTAAGAGAGCCAAAGAAAATCATTTGATCAAAGCATTAATGCAAATGTGTCATTTCTATCATACCTATTATCAGCATTGTTTGAATGATCTTTTTAGAAAAACTATTTCTTTTTTGTCTTTTAATGtgaacatgatgttttggttttacTAAACTGTAGCCCACATTATTAACCATCCTGAAGATATAATGACTGACACTGTGCATGAGCAAGTCCAGTGCATTAGAACATATCTGACATGCTCTAATGCCTTCAAATCTGTCAAAGCCTTTGTTTGTAAGACTTGTTAACATTACGAAAGAGTCTTGTCTAACATGGTTAATGTTTTATTTCCTACTCTGCTCAAGATGATGACTCAGCTGGGCCAATGTAAGTATCAGACCACCCATTTACTCTCATATACCAATAGCTAGCGTTATTGATAATGGGCACTTAACACacctcagaattttttttttcatatagtagaaggtagggcggcacggtggtgtagtggttagtgctgtcgcttcacagcaagaaggtctgggttcgagccctgtgaccggcgagggcctttctgtacggagtttgcatgttgtccatgtgggtttcctccgggtgctccggtttcccccacagtccaaagacatgcaggctaggttaactggtgactctaaattgaccatagatgtgaatggttgtctatgtgtcagccctgtgatgacctggcgacttgtccagagtgtaccccgccttttgcccgtagtcagctgggataggcttcagcttgcctgcgaccctgtagaacaggataaagcggctagagataatgagatgagatgagatagtacaAGGTCCACTGTCTCCTTTCTTTATTTTGAGTATGAAGCACCATATAAGGCATTGttagtcatgtgaaaaaataagtgcATCCCAAagaaattgtagacttttctcaacatatttaaacaagcaagcaTTTCACTCTCTTTGATGCAGTGTCTACAGATAAAGGTAATATACTCCAACAAATAACTCATAAAATTGACATTTtgtagtctcgtctcgtctcgtcttcttccgcttatccgggaccgggtcgtggaggcagcagtctaagcatggaagcccaaacttccctttccccagacacctcggccagctcctcaggaagaacaccgaggcgttcccaggccagccgagagacatagtccctccagtgtgtcctgggtcttccccggggcctcttcccggggggacatgcctggaacacctccccagggaggcgtccaggaggcatccgaaaaagatgcccgagccacctcagctgattcctctcgatgtggaggagcagcggctctactccgagctcctcccaagtgactgtgcttctcaccctatctctaagggagtgcccagccaccctgtgaaggaaactcatttcggccgcttgtatccgcgatcttgttctttcggtcattacccaaagctcatgaccataggtgagagtctgaacgtagatcgaccggtaaattgagagcttcgccttttggctcagctccttcttcaccacgacagaccggtaaagcgaccgcatcactgcggaggctgcaccgatccgcctgtcgatctcacgctccagtcttccctcactcgtgaacaagatcccgagatacttaaactcctccacttgaggcaggacttctccaccaacctggagagggcaagccacccttttccggtcgagaaccatggcctcggacttggaggtgctgattctcatcccagccgcttcacactcgactgcaaactgccccagtgtatgctgaaggtcctggtttgaagaagccaacaggacaacatcatccgcaaaaagcagagatagaatcctgtggttcccaaacaggattccttccggcccctggctgcgcctagaaattctgtccataaaaattatgaacagaaccagtgacaaagagcagccctgccggagtccaacatgcactgggaacaggtctgacttactgccggcaatgcgaaccagactcctgctccg from the Neoarius graeffei isolate fNeoGra1 chromosome 2, fNeoGra1.pri, whole genome shotgun sequence genome contains:
- the nptna gene encoding neuroplastin a, whose translation is MSGPGNRVMLVLGVAVLHAVSALIEPSINASDHFILPKNYHGPSVTLQCNLTTSQLTQPESYWMKNGEELPDTRTRLSATEYIIKKPRADDAGEYMCVYILDLGPPANATIEVKAAPEITGHKRSENKNEGERAVLYCKSVGYPNPIWFWRKLNNGGSFEIDNSSGRFFISNKDNYTELSIINLDINSDPGEYECNATNIIDSTSMTSVLRVRSHLAPLWPFLGVLAEIIILILIIVIYEKRKKPDEVPDDDDSAGPMKTNSTNNHKDKNLRQRNTN